The genomic DNA TTACGCTTATTAATGGCGTGCTGACATTGCCAGGGATTGCAGCACTTATGCTCGGGGTTGGGATGGCTGTCGATGCCAATATCTTGACGTATGAACGGATACGGGAAGAATTACGTGTTGGTAAGTCGGTGAAGACTTCGTTCCTTGCGGGAGCAAAATCTTCCTTTACGGCTATTCTTGATGCCAATATTACGACGCTTCTTGCGGCGGTTGTCTTGTTTATTTTTGGGACAAGCTCGGTAAAAGGTTTTGCGACAATGCTCATTATCAGTATTATGGTTAGCTTCTTGACGGCAGTTTGGGGCTCTCGCTTGCTGCTTGGACTTCTTGTCAATAGTGGTGCATTGGATGGCAAGACTGGTTTGTTCGGTATTGCGAAAAACAAGGTTCACCCAGTGGAAGATAACGTAGAACCGTTGGATTTGACAACGAAGTTTGACCGTTTTGATTTTGTTGGAACGCGAAAAAGATTCTATGTGATTTCGACGATTTTACTCGTTACGGGTGTCATTATGCTTGGGGTCTTTAAATTGAATTTGGGGATCGATTTCTCGAGTGGTACGCGTGTTGAAGTGCTTGCCAATCAGTCGGTAACGAAAGATGAAATTACGAAATTCTTGGACGAAGTCGGTCATCCATCAGATGATGTTGTTATTTCCGGTGACACGAAAAACATCGCAGTTATTCGTTATAAACAAGAAGAATTCCAACAAGAAGAATTGAATAAATTTAAAGCTAATATTGCAACTGAATATGGCTCGGAGCCGAATGTGTCTGCGGTTTCGGATACAGTGGGTAAAGAATTGGCGCAAAATGCCCTGCAAGCACTATTGTATGCAGCGCTAGGGATTGTTATTTACGTCGCCTTCCGTTTTGAATGGCGAATGGGCGTTGCATCGATTATCGGTCTACTCCATGATGCATTCTTCATGGTTGCGTTGTTCAGTATTCTGCGTCTTGAAGTGGACATTACGTTCATAGCAGCTGTATTAACGATTGTCGGGTACTCCATCAATGACACAATTGTGACATTTGACCGGATACGGGAAAATATTAGTTATCGCAAACAAATTACGACTGAAAAAGAGTTGGCGGATATTGTCAATGGCTCATTGCGTCAAACGCTTAGTCGTTCTGTGAACACGGTGCTGACAGTTATTTTTGTAGTCGCAGCATTGATGCTCCTTGGCGCGGAATCGATCCGGACATTCTCAATTGCACTTTTGATAGGGTTGTTGGCGGGAACCTATTCTTCAATTTTCATTTCAGCTCAAATTTGGTTTGACTTGAAAAAACGTGAGTTAAAGGATAAAGGTCCGATTAAAGCAGATGAGAAGAAAAAATGGGGCTCAGACGAACCTGTCGTCTAAGCAAAGCCTAAAAAAAATACGTTTCACTTTTAAACGGAACTGGGTATACTTTTTGTATACCTGTTCCGTTTTTTGAATGGCTAGGTTAGAAGAATAGCTTGGTGGCAATTGATATAGTTAGGGGGAAGGGCTATGAAATCGGATACGAAAATTCAATGGAATTTATTGTTGGGGTTACTATTTGCTATTATTATTGCTACATTCGCTGTTATTAACGTCGAGCCAGTTGAGGTGAACTATTTAGTGGCGAAAGCACAGTGGCCGCTTGTTCTTGTTATACTAGGATCGGCATTACTTGGGGCAGCGGTTAGCGGGTTAATCGCCATTGTGAAGTCGACGAAATTGCATCACCGTGTGAAAATCCATCATAAAGAAATGGAAGCGAAAGAACAGACGATTGCGCTTCTTGAAAAAGAAATTGTGGAATTGAAAAAGCAAGCCGTGTCCGCTTTAATCAAAAAGGAAGACCACACAAAAACGCTCGATTGAACACGAAAGCACTCTCTAAGAACGATGCTCTTAGAGGGTGCTTTCACATTGAGGAGAAGCGAGCAGCCTTTTCTTTAAGATACGGGTTTCATCAGCTATAATGAACGTAAGGATGTGAAGATGTTGATAGATTCAATGAAAAGATGGACTGTAAATCGGCCGGATGAACAGCTAGTTGCCACATTGGCAAATGCGCTTGCTATTCCATCCGTCCATGCGAAAATATTAGCTTCAAGAGGGATTACGGATGTAGAGGAAGCGAAAGCGTTTTTACATATGGATGTGAGCTCCATGCATAACCCGCACTTACTCTATGATATGGACAAAGCAGTCTCGCTCATTGAAGATGCAATTGTGTCAGATCAGAAAATCGCTGTTTATGGCGATTATGATGGGGACGGTGTAACGAGTGTAACCGTGTTGATGACAGCATTGGAGGAGTTAGGGGCGGACGTCTTCTTTGCTATTCCGAATCGCTTTACGCATGGTTATGGACCGAATAAGGAATTATTCCGCGAGTTACATGAAAAGGGCACATCTCTAATTATCACTGTCGATAACGGCATTTCAGGTGTCGATGAAATTGCTTATGCCAAATCGCTCGGTATGGATGTGATTGTTACTGATCACCATGAAATCGGTGAGGTGTTGCCTCCGGCTGATGCCATTCTTCATCCAAGGCATCCGGCAGGGGCGTATCCATTCGGAGAACTCGCTGGAGTGGGGGTAGCATTCAAACTGGTTTGTGCGTTACTAGATGACGTACCGCTCGAATTGCTGGAACTTGTGGCAATTGGAACGGTTGCGGATCTTGTGCCACTGCGAGACGAGAATCGTTATTTTGTGAAGGAAGGCATTCAGCAGATGCGGACATCGAAGCGTCCGGCGATTCAAGCGCTTGCGCGGGTTGCTGGTGTGGAGCAATCGACGTTGTCAGAGGAATCCATAGGCTTCATGATTGGGCCGCGCCTCAATGCTGCAGGACGCCTTGGCGATGCAGACCCGGCTGTTGAGTTACTAAAGACGGAAGACTTAGCTACGGCGCTAGCATTGGCAAATGAATTAGATGCGTTGAATAAAGAGCGACAAGGCATTGTGTCGACCATTACAAAAGAGGCAGAAGACATGATTGCGGCGATGTATGGAGAAGCGATACCACATGTGCTTGTTATCGCGGGTGAGGGTTGGAATGCAGGTGTTGTCGGCATCGTTGCTTCGCGGTTGACAGAAAAGTATTATCGTCCATCGATTGTGTTGTCAATCGATACGGAAAAGGGCACTGCCAAAGGGTCGGCACGTAGCATTTCTGGCTTTGATATGTTTGTTGAACTATCGAAAAATGCGCAACTGCTATCTCATTTTGGCGGACATCAGATGGCGGCGGGTATGTCGCTTGCCATTGCAGATGTCGAGCAGTTGCGTGCCAAGTTGAATGAGCAGGCGCAGGCCGTGTTGACAGCGGAATTGCTGTCTCCAGAACTGCATATTGACGTACCGTTATCGATTGAAGAGATTGATGTGAATGTGTTGGAGTCGCTCGAACTGCTTCGTCCATTTGGTATGGCCTTTGCGAAACCCGTCTACTTGTTGGATGAGTTATCGGCCGCCTCGGTGCGAAAAATTGGTGCAGCTAAAAATCATCTGAAGTTAGAAGTAACAGATGGAGAGCAGACACTAGATACGATTGGATTCGGACTTGGTCATATTGCAGATCAGTTGACACCGGGTGTGAAATTATCTGTTGCGGGGGATTTACAAGTAAATGAATGGAATGGCCATAAAAAGCCACAGTTGTTAATTGGGGATATACGTTCAGATGAATGGCAGCTATTTGACTTGCGTGGGGTACGTGAACCGTCTAGATGGCTACCGACGATTCCAGTTGAGCGTACACTATTCGCGGCGTTTCAAGAGCAGACAGTGGTGCATTTCCAATCTGTATTGAAAGGGATTGCCATTCATTTAGTGGGCAAGTCTGCAATGGTGGAGGCAGAAAATCTTGTTTTGCTTGATATACCAAACGATGCGCAACAGTTGGAAGAGCTTGTGAGGGCGATGAATCCGAATCGAATTTATGCCCATTTTTATGCGGCAGAATCTAAGTATTTTGATGGCATTCCAGAACGTGAGCAGTTTGGCTGGTATTATGGATTTTTGAAAAAGCGCGGTACTTTTGACATTACGAAAAACGGTGAACAGTTAACGCAACATAAAGGATGGAAGAAAGAAACGGTCTATTTTATGTCAAAGGTGTTTTCTGAGCTTGGATTTGTTAAGATAGAGAATGGTGTAGCTTCTTTTGTAGAGCCAGTTGGCAAGCGAGATTTGTCTGAAGCGCCATCCTACCAGGAGCGGCAACTACAGATTGAATTGGAAAAGAGGCTGCTCTATGCATCTTATATGGAATTGAAACAATGGTTCGATGGCGTAAGGCAAGAAACCATCGACAAGGAGGAACAGGTATGGATTTGAAGGAATATGTGACGATTGTACCGAACTATCCGAAAGAGGGCATTAGTTTTAAGGATATTTCAACCATTATGGATAATGGTAAGGCTTATAAATATGCAACGGACGAAATTGTTAAGTATGCGAAGGAATTGGGGACAGATATTATCGTTGGTCCAGAGGCACGCGGTTTTATCATCGGTTGTCCAGTTGCTTATGCACTTGAAGTTGGTTTTGCTCCAGTTCGTAAACCTGGGAAGTTGCCACGAGAAACAATTGAAGTGGAATATGATTTGGAATATGGGACAGATACATTAACAATTCACAAAGATGCCATAAAGCCAGGGCAACGTGTACTCATCGTCGATGATTTACTAGCGACAGGTGGTACAGTCGAAGCAACGATTAAACTTGTAGAAAAGCTTGGTGGCGTTGTTGCAGGCTGTGCGTTCATCATCGAACTCTCTTACTTAAGCGGACGTGAAAAGTTGAAAGGTTACAACACGCGTTCATTGATCACATACTAAAAAAAAGCGCAAGCGCCTGTTCAGGCGCTGGAGTCTAGACAACTAAAAAAGGTCCTCCGCACGAAAAGCGGAGGATTTTTCTATATGTAGGTACTTTACAGATGGATGCATTTATACATACAATAAGAATATTATTATTTTTTTGCGGAAAAGGTCGAAAGGGGTAAAGACATGGCGAAAAATCGTGACATGACGGCAGAAGAGTTATTTGCACTAATCGGCTCCTATATGAATGAAGAACATGTAGCGTTTGTCCAAAAAGCATACGAGGTTGCAAAATCTTCGCATGAAGGACAGTTTAGAAGTTCAGGGGAGCCATATATCCTTCATCCGATTCAAGTTGCGGGTATTCTAGCTGAATTGCAAATGGATCCTTCAACGGTTGCTGCAGGATTTCTTCACGATGTTGTGGAGGATACAGATGTCGATCGAGAAGACATTATCCGTGATTTCGGAGAAGAAGTCGCGATGCTCGTTGATGGCGTCACAAAGTTGGATAAGCTAAAGTTCAAATCGAAAGAAGAGAAACAGGCTGAGAACCATCGAAAAATGTTCATAGCGATGGCGCGGGACATTCGTGTCATTCTGATTAAATTAGCAGACCGTTTGCATAATATGCGGACATTGAAGCATGTTTCGGAAGAAAAACAACGTCGTGTGGCAGCTGAAACGTTAGAAATCTTTGCACCACTTGCACATCGACTCGGTATTTCTGCGATTAAATGGGAATTAGAAGACACGGCATTACGTTATTTAAACCCTCAACAATATTATCGAATTGTTAATATGATGAAGCGCAAGCGTGTTGAGCGTGAAAATTATTTGGATAATGTGATGGAGCAAATTAAGACGGAAATCGGTGAGATGGATATTGCTGCCGATCTTTCAGGCCGTCCAAAACATTTATATTCCATTTATCGAAAAATGATTATTCAGAAGAAGGAGTTCAATGAAATTTATGATCTCCTTGCTGTTCGAATCATTGTTTCCAGTATTAAAGACTGCTATGCGGTACTTGGGAGTATTCATACGCTGTGGAAACCAATGCCTGGCAGGTTTAAAGATTATATTGCTATGCCGAAACAGAATTTATACCAATCAATCCATACGACGGTTGTAGGGCCAGCGGGTGATCCCCTTGAGGTGCAGATTCGAACGGAAGAGATGCACAAAATTGCCGAGTTTGGGGTAGCTGCACATTGGGCGTACAAAGAAGGCAAGACATTAATGGCGAATCCGAGTGATATTGATTCGAAATTGACATGGTTTAGGGAGATATTGGAGATTCAAAACGAATCCTCAAACGCTGAGGAATTCATGGAGTCTTTAAAATTCGATTTGTTTTCGGATATGGTGTACGTGTTTACACCAGACGGTGATGTCATTGAACTTCCAGCAGGTTCGGTGCCGATTGACTTTGCGTATCGCGTCCATTCAGAGGTCGGGAATCGAACAATTGGTGCCAAGGTCAATGGCAAAATGGTGCCACTCGATTCGGAACTTTTTACAGGCGATATTATTGAAATTTTAACCTCTAAACAATCATTTGGGCCAAGTCGCGATTGGCTGAAAATTGCTAATACATCACAGGCAAAAAACAAAATTCGTCAATTTTTCAAGAAGCAACTTCGTGATGAAAACATTATCAAAGGTCGCGAGATGATTGAAAAAGAAATAAAAGCACAAGAATACGATATAAAAGCCGTGTTAACGCAAGAAAATATTAACCGTGTGATTGATAAATTCAGCTTTACATCCGAAGAAGATATGTGTGCGGCTGTTGGCTTCAACGGTATTACAGCACAGCAAGTTGTCAATCGACTTGCGGAGAAAATGCGTAAAGAGCGTGAACAGCAAGATACCATTGATAAAATTGTGTCCGATATGAAAGTCGCTCAACCAGAAAAAGTGACTGAGTCAGGTGTGATTGTTAAAGGCATCGAAAACTTATTAATCAGACTGTCTAAATGTTGTAACCCGATACCAGGCGACGATATTGTCGGTTTTATTACAAAAGGTCGAGGCGTTTCCGTCCACCGTACGGACTGTCCGAACATTGTAACGAGTGAAGAGGATAAGGATCGTATTATTGACGTCGAGTGGGCACTTGGTTCTCCAACGAATAAAAAAGAGTTCCAAGTCGATATCGAAATTACGGGATATGATCGATTGGGCTTGCTCAATGAAGTGATGATGGTAGTTGCTGAAACGAAAACGCCGATGGTAGCGGTGAGTGGCAAAGCTGATCGTGAAAAAATTGCACATATGAATTTGACGATTAAAATTACGGATATTGATCATTTACACAAAATTGTCGACCGAATCAAACAAATTCGAGACATCTATTCGGTCCAAAGAATTATTAATTAATGAGAAGGTGTACAAAATGAAAGTGGTATTACAAAGATCAGGCCCGGCCTCGGTACAAGTTGATGGGGAAGTGACGGGCTCGATTGATAAAGGCTATGTGCTACTCGTCGGCATTACCCACACGGATACAGAGGAAGATGTCGATTACGTGGCAAAGAAAATCGCAGGGCTGCGTTTATGGGAAGATGCCGAAGGGAAGATGAATCGCTCAATCGATGAGGTGAACGGTTCGATTTTGTCCATCTCTCAGTTTACACTGTATGGAGATGTTAAAAAAGGGCGCCGTCCTAGCTTTATAGAGGCGGCTAGACCTGAACAAGCCAAGCCGCTGTGGGACTATTTTAACGCACAGCTTCAAGCGGAAGGGCTGCAAGTTGAAACGGGTATTTTCGGCGCGATGATGGATGTCGAGCTCGTCAATGATGGTCCAGTGACGATTATTGTAGAATCAAAATGATAAAGAAAAGGACTTTCCTGCGCGGAAAGTCCTTTATTTTGGCATGGCTTGGTTCGCAGAGATTGTCAGCGCAAAGTGTGAAACTGTCCGTGCAAGTTGTCGAATTACCAGTACAAGCCCCATACCTACCCACACAAAAAGCCACTTCATTTATCAGGAAAAAATCCCGTCGATGAAGCGGCTTTTTAGGTTGCATGACCAACATCCTGTTGGCCCTGGGCTCGAAAAAAATCTGGACGCAATTACGTCGAGGCGTAATTGATGATTAATTCGAATTAAAGTATTTGAGTAACCCTTTATAAATACCATGTGCGGCTTGCTCACGGAACATGTCTGTTGTAATGGCTCGTTCTTCAGATGCGTTCGAGAGGAAGCCGAGTTCAATCAGGATGGCGTCTTGCTTGTTTTCCCGAAGCACTAAGAAATCTGCAGGTTGTGCTCCTCGATTGCGTAGGTTGACAGTCGAAGCCAGTCCTTTATTCACTGCCGTAGCGAGTGCTCGTTGCGAACTATGTGTGTAATAGGTTGTGAAGCCTGTAATCGATGTATCTAAGTTGGCATCGTAATGCACGCTAATGAAGGCGTCAGCTTGATGTTGTTGGCTGATAGCAACCCGTTTTCTCAGGGAGACAAAGGTATCGGATTCGCGTGTCATGATGACATTTGCTCCAGCTGCTTTCAGTTTGGCAGCTAATAGTTCTGCAGTTAGAAGAGTGATGCCTTTTTCATCGGTCCCACGTGCACCTGTTGTGCCACGATCATTGCCGCCGTGTCCAGCATCTATGACAAGCGTCAGCCCTTTTAGTGTGCCAGGTACGCGTGCAGTTTTTGGTTTTTTGGCAGACTTTGTCGCTACTGTATCGTCTGTTGAAACAACCCATTTGGCAACAAATGCGGTTTTACCTGATGGCAATGATACTTTATACCAGTCACCTTCTTCTCCGATGATCGCAAGCTTGTCTCCCGCGTCTACACGCAAAACAGTTTGTGACGAAGTTGTAGCGGCTTCACGAATATTTGTGCCGTTGGATAAGATTGTCACAGTTTTTGTAGCTTTTTTTTCAGATGTTTGCTTTTTTTGCGTAAAGAGCGTTCCGTGGAACGAATAGACCCAGCCTTCTTGCTTTTTATCGACGGCTATGCGGACCCAGTTGCCATCGACTTCTTTGACAGCATACGTTTCCCCTTTATGAATGAGCCCAACACGCTTCGATGACAGGTCGGCTTTATTTCGCACATTCAGCGTATTGACAGATACGGTGAAGGAATCAGGTGTTGTTACTTTCGTATTCGTTGTTGGTATAGCCTGTTCCGTTGCTTCTGAAATGTAATCGGTATGTACCCAACCTTCTGTGCCGTTCACAATAATGGCGGCCCACTCGCCGTCCCTTTCAGTCAAAACGGCTTTTTCACCAGCATTCATGCGATCGAGTACAGCAGAATCGATAGAAGGACCAGATCGTACATTTAAGCCGTTAACACGGGCAACGATTGTTTTGTTGTCCGCGGTGACTGTAGTTGCTGAAGTTGTTAACCATGAGGCAACCCAGCCGGATTGATTGCCGAATGCTATTTGGAACCAGTCACCGGATATAGCAGTGACATTGATGCGCTCGCCTTTTTTTAATGAGCCGATGACTGTATATGTCAACCCAGGACCAGAGCGAACTTGAAGTGATTTCGTATCGACGATGACCGTTTGCGTTTCGGCAGAAGCCGATGGAACTTCGTGGAATACACTGAACAAAAGGATGACCGTAAGAATCCATTTACTCGTTTTTAACAAAATATCATCCCCCTTATGAATCCATTGTAAAAGGTTTATGAACAAAAAACCACAATCAATTGAAAAAGGTTGACACTCGGGGAATGAATCATTAAGATTATGTTGAATCAACAATATATTTATTTGTCGAAGACATGGAAAGTAGTTGTATAAGGATCTGACAAGAGAGGGACGGACGTGGCTGAAATCCATCCTACAGGACTGTACAGTGAAAAACACCATCGAGGCTCTGTGCTGAACGATATAAATTTAGTAGGTGCAGACGGAACCGGCCGTTATCCGGATTTTGAGTGGGCGCGCAAGCTAGATGTGCCAATTTGGGTGGAACCACGGAAGCTATTAAGGCTCTCGTCCCTTGCATAAGCAAGGGATGGGGGTCTTTTTTTATCTTGCAGCGTGGTTGTATCGAGATAAGGCAGAAGGATGTCATGGATTAGCCGGACTTGCCCACGTACTTTATTTAGAAAGGGGAATACTTATGAACTTTAAAGTGCCAAGAGGAACACAGGATCTTTTGCCATCCGAAACATGGAAGTGGCAAAAAGTCGAGAAAATCATTAATGATACATGTGATGTGTATCGGTACAAGGAAATTCGTACACCGATGTTTGAACAAACGGAACTGTTTCAGCGAACAGTTGGGGATACGACGGATATCGTTCAAAAAGAGATGTACACTTTTACAGACCGCGGCAATCGTTCGTTGACGCTTCGACCTGAAGGAACAGCAGCGGTTGTCCGTTCGTTTGTAGAGCATAAAATGTTTGGTTATCCAGACCAGCCTGTTAAATTGTACTATACAGGACCAATGTTCCGCTACGAGCGTCAACAAGCAGGGCGTTATCGTCAATTTGTCCAGTTCGGTGTAGAAGCAATTGGTAGTGCGGATCCAGCAATTGATGCGGAAGTCATTGCATTGGCGATGGATGTCTACAAACGTGCAGGATTGACGGAGCTAAAATTGGTTATCAACTCTCTTGGAGATACAGACTCCAGGAAAGAGCACCGAGATGCACTTGTTGTACACTTCAGCCCGCATATCGGTGAATTCTGTGCAGATTGTCAATCGAGAATTGAGAAGAATCCATTACGCATTCTCGATTGTAAAGTCGACAGTGGCAATCCACTTATCGCGACAGCACCATCTCTTGCGGATTATTTGAATGAAGAATCAGCAGGGTACTTTGCAACTGTACAAAGCTATCTTGATGACGCAGGAATTCCTTACGTAGTGGACGCCAACTTAGTGCGTGGATTGGATTATTATAACCATACGGCATTTGAAATCATGAGTACATCAAGTGGTTTCGGAGCCATCACAACGCTATGTGGTGGTGGACGATACAATGGCCTTGCAGAGGAAATCGGTGGACCACCTGCACCAGGTATCGGTTTTGCGATGAGTATTGAACGTTTACTACTCGCAATGGCAGCAGAGGGCAAAACATTTACAGACGAGCCAGTACTTGATGTCTATGTTGTGACGCTTGGCGAAGGTGCGCGACGTCCAGGCTTTAAATTGCTTGGTGAATTACGAGCAGCGGGAATCCGTGCAGATATGGACTATATGGATCGTAAAATGAAGGCGCAGATGAAATCAGCCGATCGCCTCGATGCGAAAACGGTGATTATTATCGGAGAAGATGAAGTGGCGGAAGGTGCCGCTCAATTAAAAGACATGGCAAATGGTACACAAGAAAAGGTACCTTTGGCAGGACTTGTAGCAAAAATTCAAGCAACATTGATGGACTAAGAGAGGCGGATGACAGCAATGCAACGGACACATTATTGTGGTGACTTAACAGAACAAGCAATCGGAGAAACAATTACACTAAAAGGGTGGGTACAGAAAAGACGGGATCTCGGCGGCGTTATTTTCGTTGACGTACGAGATCGTTCAGGTATCGTACAAGCAGTCTTTAACCCAGATATTTCAGCAGAAGCACTTGCAACTGCGGACAAACTACGTAACGAATACGTTGTTGAAATTACAGGGAAAGTGATTGAGCGACAAGAAAGTCAAAAGAATCCGAAAGTAAAAACAGGTTCAATTGAAGTGCAAGTCGAAGAAGTAACAATCATCAATGAAGCGAAAAACCCACCGTTTATGATTGAAGATGAGACGGATGTTAACGAAGAAATTCGACTGAAATATCGCTACCTTGACTTGCGTCGTCCGAAATTGGCGAACGTCTTCAAATTGCGTTCGGATATTACGAAAACAGTGCGTAATTTCCTAGATGACGAAGGATTCATGGAAGTGGAAACACCGATTTTAACAAAATCAACACCGGAAGGCGCACGTGACTACCTCGTACCGAGCCGTGTACATGAAGGTGAGTTTTACGCTCTGCCACAATCACCACAACTATTCAAACAGATGTTAATGGTGTCTGGTTTCGACCGTTATTACCAAATTGCACGCTGTTTCCGTGATGAAGACCTGCGCGCTGATCGTCAGCCGGAATTCACACAAATTGATATGGAAATGAGTTTCATGTCAATGGAAGAAATTATCGAATTGAACGAGCGCTTAATGCAGAAAGTGATGAAAGATGTTAAAGGCATCGACGTGGAAATTCCATTCAAACGTCTGCCATATGATGAAGCAATGGCGCGTTTTGGTTCTGATAAACCAGATACACGTTTCGGTATGGAATTGACGGATGTCTCAGAAGTAATGAAAGAGTCATCATTCAAAGTATTCGCGGGAGCAGTTGAAGCGGGACAACAAGTGAAGCTGATCAATGCAAAAGGGTTAGCGGATCAGTATTCACGTAAAGATATCGATGCGCTTACAGAGTTTGCAGCACTTTACGGTGCAAAAGGACTTGCATGGTTGAAAGTCGATGAAGACGGTTTTAAAGGGCCGATTGCTAAGTTCTTTGAAGGCGAAGAAGGTGCGGCATTGAAAGCGGCGGCAAACGCTGAAGCAGGGGACTTACTATTGTTCGTAGCGGACAAAAAGAGCGTCGTTGCAGATGCACTTGGCGCACTTCGTTCTAAATTTGGAAAAGACCATAACCTCATCGATGAATCGAAATTCAATTTCCTATGGGTAACAGAGTGGCCGTTATTTGAATACGACGAGAAAGCAGGTCGTTATTCTGCAGCGCATCATCCGTTCACAATGCCGGCTGACGTGGAAGAGCTTGTAACGAGCCCTGAAACAGTGAAAGCACAAGCATATGACCTCGTATTGAACGGTTATGAGCTTGGCGGCGGATCACTCCGTATTTACGAGCGTGATGTGCAAGAAAAAATGTTCAAGGCGCTTGGGTTTACTCAGGAGCAAGCTCAGGAACAATTTGGCTTCCTACTTGACGCATTTGATTATGGAACACCACCACATGGCGGATTGGCATTCGGACTCGATCGAATTGTTATGTTGCTTGCGGGCTCAACAAACTTGCGTGATACAATCGCATTCCCGAAA from Sporosarcina sp. FSL K6-1522 includes the following:
- the dtd gene encoding D-aminoacyl-tRNA deacylase; translated protein: MKVVLQRSGPASVQVDGEVTGSIDKGYVLLVGITHTDTEEDVDYVAKKIAGLRLWEDAEGKMNRSIDEVNGSILSISQFTLYGDVKKGRRPSFIEAARPEQAKPLWDYFNAQLQAEGLQVETGIFGAMMDVELVNDGPVTIIVESK
- a CDS encoding bifunctional (p)ppGpp synthetase/guanosine-3',5'-bis(diphosphate) 3'-pyrophosphohydrolase, with product MAKNRDMTAEELFALIGSYMNEEHVAFVQKAYEVAKSSHEGQFRSSGEPYILHPIQVAGILAELQMDPSTVAAGFLHDVVEDTDVDREDIIRDFGEEVAMLVDGVTKLDKLKFKSKEEKQAENHRKMFIAMARDIRVILIKLADRLHNMRTLKHVSEEKQRRVAAETLEIFAPLAHRLGISAIKWELEDTALRYLNPQQYYRIVNMMKRKRVERENYLDNVMEQIKTEIGEMDIAADLSGRPKHLYSIYRKMIIQKKEFNEIYDLLAVRIIVSSIKDCYAVLGSIHTLWKPMPGRFKDYIAMPKQNLYQSIHTTVVGPAGDPLEVQIRTEEMHKIAEFGVAAHWAYKEGKTLMANPSDIDSKLTWFREILEIQNESSNAEEFMESLKFDLFSDMVYVFTPDGDVIELPAGSVPIDFAYRVHSEVGNRTIGAKVNGKMVPLDSELFTGDIIEILTSKQSFGPSRDWLKIANTSQAKNKIRQFFKKQLRDENIIKGREMIEKEIKAQEYDIKAVLTQENINRVIDKFSFTSEEDMCAAVGFNGITAQQVVNRLAEKMRKEREQQDTIDKIVSDMKVAQPEKVTESGVIVKGIENLLIRLSKCCNPIPGDDIVGFITKGRGVSVHRTDCPNIVTSEEDKDRIIDVEWALGSPTNKKEFQVDIEITGYDRLGLLNEVMMVVAETKTPMVAVSGKADREKIAHMNLTIKITDIDHLHKIVDRIKQIRDIYSVQRIIN
- the recJ gene encoding single-stranded-DNA-specific exonuclease RecJ is translated as MIDSMKRWTVNRPDEQLVATLANALAIPSVHAKILASRGITDVEEAKAFLHMDVSSMHNPHLLYDMDKAVSLIEDAIVSDQKIAVYGDYDGDGVTSVTVLMTALEELGADVFFAIPNRFTHGYGPNKELFRELHEKGTSLIITVDNGISGVDEIAYAKSLGMDVIVTDHHEIGEVLPPADAILHPRHPAGAYPFGELAGVGVAFKLVCALLDDVPLELLELVAIGTVADLVPLRDENRYFVKEGIQQMRTSKRPAIQALARVAGVEQSTLSEESIGFMIGPRLNAAGRLGDADPAVELLKTEDLATALALANELDALNKERQGIVSTITKEAEDMIAAMYGEAIPHVLVIAGEGWNAGVVGIVASRLTEKYYRPSIVLSIDTEKGTAKGSARSISGFDMFVELSKNAQLLSHFGGHQMAAGMSLAIADVEQLRAKLNEQAQAVLTAELLSPELHIDVPLSIEEIDVNVLESLELLRPFGMAFAKPVYLLDELSAASVRKIGAAKNHLKLEVTDGEQTLDTIGFGLGHIADQLTPGVKLSVAGDLQVNEWNGHKKPQLLIGDIRSDEWQLFDLRGVREPSRWLPTIPVERTLFAAFQEQTVVHFQSVLKGIAIHLVGKSAMVEAENLVLLDIPNDAQQLEELVRAMNPNRIYAHFYAAESKYFDGIPEREQFGWYYGFLKKRGTFDITKNGEQLTQHKGWKKETVYFMSKVFSELGFVKIENGVASFVEPVGKRDLSEAPSYQERQLQIELEKRLLYASYMELKQWFDGVRQETIDKEEQVWI
- a CDS encoding adenine phosphoribosyltransferase, producing the protein MDLKEYVTIVPNYPKEGISFKDISTIMDNGKAYKYATDEIVKYAKELGTDIIVGPEARGFIIGCPVAYALEVGFAPVRKPGKLPRETIEVEYDLEYGTDTLTIHKDAIKPGQRVLIVDDLLATGGTVEATIKLVEKLGGVVAGCAFIIELSYLSGREKLKGYNTRSLITY
- the secDF gene encoding protein translocase subunit SecDF — its product is MKRRGRIVAFLLLLVIFAATIGTTTNPILKNVNLGLDLQGGFEVLYEVQPLKDGQKITEAVVKDTQKALRNRIDVLGVSEPNIQIESNNRIRVQLAGVKDQQSARELLATQANLTFRDADDNLLLDGNDLKAGKAKANFDENGQPVVTLEMKDPNKFGEVTTTILQKKPENVMVIWLDFVEGEDSFKAEMAKPDPKFVSAPYVSQPIHSSDVQISGSFTAEETNNLAGILNAGALPVHLEEVYSTSVGAQFGEQALDKTIIAGIVGVALIFVFMLVYYRLPGFVAVVTLSVYIFLILLVFTLINGVLTLPGIAALMLGVGMAVDANILTYERIREELRVGKSVKTSFLAGAKSSFTAILDANITTLLAAVVLFIFGTSSVKGFATMLIISIMVSFLTAVWGSRLLLGLLVNSGALDGKTGLFGIAKNKVHPVEDNVEPLDLTTKFDRFDFVGTRKRFYVISTILLVTGVIMLGVFKLNLGIDFSSGTRVEVLANQSVTKDEITKFLDEVGHPSDDVVISGDTKNIAVIRYKQEEFQQEELNKFKANIATEYGSEPNVSAVSDTVGKELAQNALQALLYAALGIVIYVAFRFEWRMGVASIIGLLHDAFFMVALFSILRLEVDITFIAAVLTIVGYSINDTIVTFDRIRENISYRKQITTEKELADIVNGSLRQTLSRSVNTVLTVIFVVAALMLLGAESIRTFSIALLIGLLAGTYSSIFISAQIWFDLKKRELKDKGPIKADEKKKWGSDEPVV
- a CDS encoding lipopolysaccharide assembly protein LapA domain-containing protein, encoding MKSDTKIQWNLLLGLLFAIIIATFAVINVEPVEVNYLVAKAQWPLVLVILGSALLGAAVSGLIAIVKSTKLHHRVKIHHKEMEAKEQTIALLEKEIVELKKQAVSALIKKEDHTKTLD